GGTGCCGACCGTGCGGGTCTCGCCGTCGGCCGACAGCTCCAGCACCTCCGCCGAGTCCCGCAGGCTGACGAGGGCGTCGGGGCCGTCACCGGTGCGCACGACGGACCAGGGAGCCTCCAGCCCGGTGGCCACGTCGGTGGCCGCGCCGTCCGGCGCGACCTGCCCCGCGGCCAGGTCGGCCGGGGCGGAGGCCCGTGGCGAGCCCGCCGGGCGGCCACCGTCCTCGCTCGTGCAGGCGGTGAGGGCCAGGGCGACGAGCGCGACGCCCGCGGCCGACCAGGTGCGACGGGTTCTCCCCATGGTGTGCCTCCGGGTGCGGTGTCCGTCGATCGGACCACGCGCAGGTGCGCAACCGCTGGACGGGCGGTGGGGACGCCATCCGCGACTGCGACCTCCTCCGCGTCCGCCCGCGGACACGACCACCCTGGTACCCGCTACCGGGTGAAGACCCGCAAGGCGAGCGCGGTGACGACGCGGGTCGGCAGCAACCGCAGCACGGCGGCGGCGACCGCGTTGCCCCGACCGTCGACGACGGACGGACCGGAGCCGTCGAGCGCGGTGAGGACGGTCGCGGCGACCTGCTCCGGACGTCGCCCCCAGCGTCCGACGGTCGCGTTCATCGGCGTGCGGGTCGGACCCGGGCTGACGGCGACGACCCGGACGCCGCTGTGCCGGGTCTCTGCCCACAGCGCCTGCGTGAAGGACAGGACGTACGCCTTCGAGGCCGCGTACGCCGCCAGGACCGGTGTCGGGGCGGACCCGCCCGTGCTCGCGATCACGACGACGGAGCCGTGCCCGCGCTCGACCATCCCGGTGGTCACCGCCGCCGTGAGCTCCGTGAGCGCTCCGACGTTGAGGTCGACCATGCGGCGGAGCACGGCGGGGTCGCCCTCGACGACGAGTCCCCGCGGGGCCAGAGCGGCGTTGCCGACCAGCAGCTCGACCTCGACGCCGTCGCCCTCGAGGCGTTCGAGCAGCCGGCCCACGGCTCCCTGCGCCGCCAGGTCGAGGGCGATGGTCGTGACGGTGACGCCGTACCGGCTGCGGATGCCCTCCGCCGTCTGCTCGAGGCGCGCCCCGTTCCGGGCGACGAGGACGAGGTGTGCTCCGGCCCGTGCGAGGGCGTCGGCGACGGCTGCGCCGATCCCGCTCGAGCCGCCGGTGACGAGGGCCGTCCGGTCACGCATCTGTGCTGCAGTGGTCATGCTCGTACGGTAGACATTGACGTCAGTGTCAAGGTCAAGCGGAGGGCTGGGCGGCGTGCGGATCGGCGAACTGAGCACGGCGACGGGTGTGAGCACGCGCGCGCTGCGGTACTACGAGCACGAGGGGCTGATCCGGAGCAGTCGACGGCCCAACGGGTACCGGGACTACGACCCGGACGCCGTGGAGACGGTCGCGCTCATCCAGGACCTCTTCGCGGCCGGGCTCTCGTCGGGGCTCCTCCGTGACGTCGTACCCTGCGTGGCGGGTGACGGGACCGGGCTGCCGCCGGCGGACCTCCTCGCCCGGGTCGAGCAGGTCCGGGACGACCTGCTCGAGAAGGAACGGCGCTTCCGCGCGAGGCGGGAGACGCTCGACGACTACCTGTCCGGCCGTCGACGGCCGGCTCGGATCGCGGCACTCGTCGACGGTGACGCCTGCTTGCCGGGCTCGGACGCGTCCCCCGGCGCCGCCCGCGAGGACGTGCCGGTCCGGTCGTGATCTGCACGCCCCGTCGGACGTGGGATGCTGCGGGCATGCAGACCACCGCCCGGCGAGGCCGCGCCGCCGTGATCGTCGGCGTTGTGGCCGGCGTGCTCGCCCTCACGTCCTGCACCGGCACCGAGGCGGCACGTCAGCGCTCCGCGCAGGCCTGGCTCCACGCGACCGCGGACCGCGTCGCCGATCCCGACGGCTGGGACAGCGGTGGCGGCCAACTCCTCAAGGACGGCGACGTCGCTGTGGGTGGGCTGCTCTCCGCGTCGACACCTGCGGGCGACTACGAGGTCCTCGCCGTCTGCCGCGATGCCGGTGAGGTCCGGGTCACGGTCCGTGTCGTCCCGCGGGGGACCGACCGTGGTGACGGCGTCGTCGCCGGGGCGGCGGACCTGACGTGTGGCAGGACCGTCCGCATCCCGGTCACCGTGCCCGCGCGGTCCGGCGTCTGGGTGCAGGCGCGGACGAGCGCCGACGACGAGTACGCCCTTTGGTTCAGCACGATCGCGACACCGGGGTGGACGCCGAGCGGACCGACGGACACGTCGGCTCGGCGCTGACCCGACGTCGCCCGGGACTCCTCGCGGGCGAGCACTGGTTCAGTGGGCTCCATGACCACCATCGCCATCGTCGGCGCCGGCAAGGGCCTCGGCCTCGCCGTCGCCGAGCGCTTCGCCCGCGAGGGCTTCGCCGTCGCCCTCGTCTCCCGCAACCAGGACCGCCTCGACGAGCTGGCCGCCTCGCTCCGTGAGCAGGGCCACCGGGCCGCCGGGTTCGCCGCGAACGTCCGCGACGGGAATTCGCTCCGCCGGGCGCTCGAGCAGGCGACCGAGCAGCTCGGCCCGATCGAGGTGCTGCAGTACAGCCCGCTGCCCGCGAAGGAGTACATGCGCCCGGTGCTCGAGACGACCGCCGAGGACCTCGTCGGCCCGATCGAGTTCTCGGTCTACGGCTCGGTGAACGCCGTCCGCCAGGTCCTGCCGGGCATGCGGGCGATCGGCCACGGCACGATCCTGTTCGTCAACGGTGGCAGCGCCGTCCGCCCGGGCGCCCGCGTCACCGGCACCTCGGTCGCCTTCGCCGGGGAGAGCGCCTACGCCCAGCTGCTGCACGACGCCGTCCGTGACGAGGACGTGCACGTCGGCCAGCTCATCATCCCGTTCGGCATCGACGACGGGCAGGACGACCACTCCGGCGCCTCGATCGCCGAGCGCCTCTGGTCGATCCACACCGAGCGCGGCGACTTCCGCACCTACGCCGAGCCGCTCCCCGAGTGACCCGTCGGACGGGAGGCGCGGTGCCGGACCGCCCCACGTCTCCCGTCCGCGACCGGTGGCCCTCCGGGCACCCGCGGGCTACCGTGGTGCCCATGCGACGCAGGGACCGCACGACGGGCGACACCGCGCTGACGGTCGACGAGGCCACCGCCATCGCCGAGCACGCCGAGCACGGTCGCCTGGACACGGAGGACCCCGAGGTCCGCCGCCTGGTCGGCGAGGCGAACCGCGTGCTCGTGCGCGCCGGCGTGTGGGGCGTCGCGGAGAGCCCGCGGCAGCGGCGTCGGCGCCGGGTCCTCGCGATCGGTGCGTCGGTCCTCGTGGTCTCGTGGCTGGCGGGGTTGTTCCTGCCCCTGCTCATCAAGCTCACGGAGTGACGGCTCACCGAGTGACGGCTCGCCGACCGGCGCCGTGACGGACGGGAGGCCCGTGGCGGTGCTGCCACGGGCCTCCCGTCCGTCACGCGGTCCGCCGGACCGCCACCCGGCGTCGACGTCCGGCCACGAGCCAGACCCCGGCGGTCACCAGGACCGGCAGGCCGAGCGCGAGCACCGCGAGGGACACCGGGTCCGGCGCGAACGGCATGTGGACGACGCCCGTCGGGGTGGGCGTGAACCGCAGGGTGAGGGCGCGGAGCGGCAGGATTCCGAGCGCGACTCCGACCAGCGAGCCGACGAGCGTGAGCACCGCCGCCTGCCAGGTGGAGACCCGGCGACGGACGCCGGGCGAGGCGCCGATCGCGTCGAGCACCTCGTCGTCCCGCCGGCCGTCGGCGCGGGCGAGCCCGATGGCGACGATCGTGGCACCGAGGGTGACGATGCCGGCCAGGATCGTGACGACGATCGCGATCGGACGGAACGGGTCGTCCGGGCCGGTCTCGACGGCGAACGAGGGGAACCAGAGGTCCGCGTCGCGTCCGACACTGGTCTGCCAGGTCGCGGCGAGTGCGTCGGACTGCTCGTCGGAGATGCCGTCGGGGAACGACCCGACCAGGAAGTCCGGGTCGGTCTCGAGCCCGTGTCGCGCGGCCGCCTGCGGGGTGAGGAACAGCCCGATGTGCAGGGGCTGGTCGGTGTGCTCCACCACGGCCGGCACGGTGGTCGTCCGGAGTGGCTTGCCGGTCGGCGGCTCGCCGTACATCGCGTACTGGGAGGCCGGACGGGTGTCGAGCCGGACCACCCCGTCGCGCACGTACTCGGGTCGGACGGAGACGGCGTCGCCGCGTGCCAGTGCTGCCCGCGCGGCCCGGGACGGCTCGTGGCCGAGGAGCGTCGCGAGGTCGTCGACGCTGCCGGTGAGCACGTGCGGGCTCGAGCTGTCCGGCGACACGAGCCAGGCGGCGCACGCACCGGTGCTGCTGCTGGCGCAGTCCGGCCGGTGCACGTCGACCGGGAGGGTGACCGGCTCGTCGTCGGACTGGGTCTCCACGCTGGCCCCGAGCACCCGGACGTCGGCGTCGGGCAGGACCTGGCGCACGATCCGCACCGCGCGCTCGGTGAGGTCGGCGTCCGTCCGACCGTCCGCGCCGGTGATGCTCGCCGTGCCCACGCCCATCGCGGTGCGGAACTCGTACCGCGCCTCGGTCTGCGCCTGCGAGGCGGCCGCGAAGGTCAGGACGACCGTCGCGACGAACACGACGCTCATCACGCTCGCGAGGACAGGGACCGTGCGGACCGGGTTCCGGACGGCGTCGCGCACGGCGATCCGGGCGGGGAGTCCGAGCCGCTCCCCGACCTGGGCGACGCCGCCGAGCAGCCGACGGGCGGCGAGGACGACGCCGAGCTGCGCCAGGCACGGGCCGAGCGCGACCCCGGCCCCGACGACCAGCGCGAGGTGGTCCTCCTGCACCGGCCGGTCGTTGAGCACCAGCACGCCGATGCCGCACGCGAGCGTCATCACGACGCCGACGACGGTCAGGACCGGCCCGGCCGCCGCTGCCCACCGTCGACGGGAGACGGGCGCCGGACGGGTCGCACCACGCAGGGCACTGTCCACGTCGACCCGGCTCGCGCTCCGGGCGGCGACGAGCGACGCCGCCCACCCGGCCAGGACCCCGAGCGCCACGACCGCGAGCAGCACGAGCCACGGCAGGTGTACGCCGGGGTACTGCGCCCGGTCGCCGGAGTCGAGCAGGTGGAAGGCCGCGATGCCGCCGCCGATGCCCAGCGCGGTCCCGACGACGGCGCCGACCACCCCGAGCACGAGGCCCGAGGTCGAGACGACCGTGAACAGGAAGCGCCGGTCGCCACCGACGCTGGCGAGCACGGCGTGCGTGCGTGTGTCGGCGCGGGAGCTCACGAGGAACGCGGCCGCGGCGAGCAGCCCGACCTCGAACAGGGCGAAGGCCCCCGCGAGCCCGATGTACCCGTAGCCGATGAGCGATCCCGACCCGCGGGTGCTCGTGCTCGCGAACGGCGGGTCGAGGACGACGGACCGTGACTCGACGACGATGCCGTGGTCGTTGAACCGCTCGATCTCCGGCCAGGTCACGGTTCGGTCGGGCAGGAACACCTGCGTGGAGGCGGTGTCGTCCCGCTGCCCGAGCGACCCCCACGGGCCGAACACCGCGATGGTCGAGGCGGGCTGCCCGAGGTCGCGGAGGGTGCCCACGACGGTCATCCGCCGCTGCACGGGGTCGTCGACCTGCAGGGCGTCCCCGACGGCGATGTGCAGCCGGTCGAGGGTCGCCGGGGTCACGAGCACCTGGTCGGCGGACCGGGGGACCGCGCCGTCGATGTGGTCCCAGTGCCCGTGCAGGGCGCCGGCCCAGGTCTGCCCCTCGACCGCGGTGACGGTGACGGGGACACGCGGCCCGGCGACGACCGCCGAACCCGTGCGGACCGGGACGGAGACCGCTCCGGCGGGCACGGAGCCGAGTAGGTCGGCCGTCGGGGGCGCGGACGCACCCTCGGTGGTGGACGACGGGTCCTCGACGAACCGGTCGAGCGGGCTCTTCTTCTCCGTGGTGGTTGCGTACCGATCGACCGGGTCCTGCCGCATGCCGACCAGGTCAGGGCCGTTCGACTCGAGCAGGGTGGCGGAGCGTCCGAGCTCGACGGTCAGTCGGTCCTCGGTGCTCTGCGTCGTCGAGGCGACGAGCACGCTGCCCGCGGCGAGTCCGGCGATCGGCAGCCCGATGAGCGCTGCGACGAGCACCGCGCGGCCGGTCCGGGCGAACGCCAGACGCCGGGCCAGCAGGAGCGCCGGCCGGAGGGTGGACGGGGAGGGGCTGTGGATCGTCGGTCGGTGCGAGTCCCGACGGGGACGCTCGCTCACGGCTGGTCCTGCGCGTCCTGCAGGGCCAGCTCGACGCCGGCGTAGGCGGTCTCGTCGACGATCCGACCGTCGCGCAGGAACACGATCCGGTCGGCCCAGGCCGCGTGCCGTGCGTCGTGCGTGACGAGCAGGGCACCGGCGCCGGCGTCGACGTGCCGGCGGAGCATGCGGAGCACGACCTCCCCGGTCTGCGAGTCGAGGGCGCCGGTCGGCTCGTCGGCGAGGACGAGCCTGCGGTCGCCGACGACCCCGCGCGCGATGGCGACGCGTTGGCGCTGCCCGCCGGACAGGTCGTCGGGCCAGGCGTCGAGGCGGTGCCCGAGTTCGACGCTCTCGAGCGCGAGGACCGCTGCCTTGCGGGCCCGTCCGGTGCGCCAGCCGTCGAGCTCGAGCGGCAGTGCCACGTTCTCGACCGCGGTCAGCGAGGGGATGAGGTTAAAGTCCTGGAACACGAAGCCGAGCACCCGGCGACGCAGGGCGGCGAGTTCGCGGGCGGGCCGGTCGGACACCCACTCGCCGTCGATGCGGACCTCGCCGCTCGTGGGCGGCATGAGCGTGCCGGCGACCGACAGCAGCGTCGACTTCCCGGAGCCCGAGGTGCCCATCACGGCGACCATCTCGCCCGGGCGGATCGTCAGGTCGACACCGGCCAGGGCGGTCACGGCCTGGGCGCCGGAGCCGTACTGGACGGCGACGGCGTCGAGTTCGAGGAGCGGGGTGGTGGTCATCGGCGGGCCTCCGTGCTGCGTCGGCCGGTCGGCTCGCTGCCGAACGCGTCCTCGTCGTCGGGGGCGTCCGTCGTGGCTCGGGGAGCGGGCTGGTACCGCGCGACGCTCGACTCGACGTGGTCGAGCCACCGGACCTCGGACTCCGCCTGGAACACCATCGACTCGAGCACGAGCGACCACGCCAGCTCGGTCGAGGGGTCCGTGGTGCGCTTGAGCCGGGTGAGGTCCTGCAGCGCCCGGATCGCCGCGGCGCGCTGCACCTGCACGAGGTGCCGGACGTCGACGCCCGGCACGGTGACGGCGATCGCGAACTTGATCGCCAGCTCGTCGCGCCCGCGCTTCGAGGGCACCGGCTCGCTGAACCAGCGGTCGACGGCCTCGCGGCCCGCGTCGGTCGCCGTGTAGACGACGTGTCCGTCGTCGTCGGCGTCGCCGCGGGCCACGAGACCGTCGCGTTCCAACCGGTCGAGCGTCGTGTAGACCTGGCCGATGTTCAGCGGCCAGCTGCCCCCCGTGCGGTGCTCGAACTCCCCCCGGAGCTGGTAGCCGTAACCGGGCTCGGCCACCAGCAGTGCGAGTACGCCCATCCGAACGCTCATCGTTCCCCCTCGGCCTCCGGAGCACCTCTCCTTCGGCATACCGAGTATGCACATACCCGGTATGCCCGAGCAAGCCGCGCAGGTCACGGTCCGGCCACGGACGGACGGGAGGCCCGTGGCGATCCCGCCACGGGCCTCCCGTCTGGTCGTCTCCGACGATCAGCTGTGCAGCTTCGACAGCTCCTGGAACTCGTCGTCGGTGAGCTCGATCGTCGCACCCTGGAGGTTGTCCTCGAGGTGGTCGACGCTCGACGTGCCGGGGATCGGCAGCATGACGGGCGAGCGCTTGAGCAGCCACGCGAGCGCGACCTGCGCCGGGGTGGCGTCCTTCTGCTTCGCCAGCTCGGTGAGCGGGGAGTCCGCGCCGGTCAGGCCACCGGTCGCGAGCGGGAACCACGGGATGAACCCGATGCCCTGCTCCTCGGACCAGTCGAGGAGCTCCTCGGCCGAGCGGTCGGTGAGGTTGTAGAGGTTCTGCACGGAGACGATCGTGGCGATCTCCTGCGCGGCCTTCACGTCGTCGACGGAGACCTCGGACAGACCGATGTGGCGGATCTTGCCCTCGTCCTGCAGCTTCTTCAGCTCGCCGATCTGGTCCTCGAGCGGGACCTTCGGGTCGATGCGGTGCAGCTGGAACAGGTCGATGCGCTCGAGGCCCAGACGGCGGAGGCTCATCTCGGCCTCCTGGCGCAGGTACTCCGGGCGGCCGACCGGCGGCCACTCGTTCGGACCGGTGCGGGTCAGGCCGGCCTTGGTCGCGATCACGACGTCGTCGCCGTAGGGGTGGAGGGCCTCCTTGAGGAGCTCCTCGGCGACGTAGGGGCCGTACGAGTCGGCCGTGTCGAAGAAGTTCACGCCG
The sequence above is drawn from the Curtobacterium sp. L6-1 genome and encodes:
- a CDS encoding ABC transporter ATP-binding protein, producing MTTTPLLELDAVAVQYGSGAQAVTALAGVDLTIRPGEMVAVMGTSGSGKSTLLSVAGTLMPPTSGEVRIDGEWVSDRPARELAALRRRVLGFVFQDFNLIPSLTAVENVALPLELDGWRTGRARKAAVLALESVELGHRLDAWPDDLSGGQRQRVAIARGVVGDRRLVLADEPTGALDSQTGEVVLRMLRRHVDAGAGALLVTHDARHAAWADRIVFLRDGRIVDETAYAGVELALQDAQDQP
- a CDS encoding SDR family NAD(P)-dependent oxidoreductase; protein product: MTTIAIVGAGKGLGLAVAERFAREGFAVALVSRNQDRLDELAASLREQGHRAAGFAANVRDGNSLRRALEQATEQLGPIEVLQYSPLPAKEYMRPVLETTAEDLVGPIEFSVYGSVNAVRQVLPGMRAIGHGTILFVNGGSAVRPGARVTGTSVAFAGESAYAQLLHDAVRDEDVHVGQLIIPFGIDDGQDDHSGASIAERLWSIHTERGDFRTYAEPLPE
- a CDS encoding PadR family transcriptional regulator — its product is MGVLALLVAEPGYGYQLRGEFEHRTGGSWPLNIGQVYTTLDRLERDGLVARGDADDDGHVVYTATDAGREAVDRWFSEPVPSKRGRDELAIKFAIAVTVPGVDVRHLVQVQRAAAIRALQDLTRLKRTTDPSTELAWSLVLESMVFQAESEVRWLDHVESSVARYQPAPRATTDAPDDEDAFGSEPTGRRSTEARR
- a CDS encoding MerR family transcriptional regulator; translated protein: MRIGELSTATGVSTRALRYYEHEGLIRSSRRPNGYRDYDPDAVETVALIQDLFAAGLSSGLLRDVVPCVAGDGTGLPPADLLARVEQVRDDLLEKERRFRARRETLDDYLSGRRRPARIAALVDGDACLPGSDASPGAAREDVPVRS
- a CDS encoding ABC transporter permease, translating into MSERPRRDSHRPTIHSPSPSTLRPALLLARRLAFARTGRAVLVAALIGLPIAGLAAGSVLVASTTQSTEDRLTVELGRSATLLESNGPDLVGMRQDPVDRYATTTEKKSPLDRFVEDPSSTTEGASAPPTADLLGSVPAGAVSVPVRTGSAVVAGPRVPVTVTAVEGQTWAGALHGHWDHIDGAVPRSADQVLVTPATLDRLHIAVGDALQVDDPVQRRMTVVGTLRDLGQPASTIAVFGPWGSLGQRDDTASTQVFLPDRTVTWPEIERFNDHGIVVESRSVVLDPPFASTSTRGSGSLIGYGYIGLAGAFALFEVGLLAAAAFLVSSRADTRTHAVLASVGGDRRFLFTVVSTSGLVLGVVGAVVGTALGIGGGIAAFHLLDSGDRAQYPGVHLPWLVLLAVVALGVLAGWAASLVAARSASRVDVDSALRGATRPAPVSRRRWAAAAGPVLTVVGVVMTLACGIGVLVLNDRPVQEDHLALVVGAGVALGPCLAQLGVVLAARRLLGGVAQVGERLGLPARIAVRDAVRNPVRTVPVLASVMSVVFVATVVLTFAAASQAQTEARYEFRTAMGVGTASITGADGRTDADLTERAVRIVRQVLPDADVRVLGASVETQSDDEPVTLPVDVHRPDCASSSTGACAAWLVSPDSSSPHVLTGSVDDLATLLGHEPSRAARAALARGDAVSVRPEYVRDGVVRLDTRPASQYAMYGEPPTGKPLRTTTVPAVVEHTDQPLHIGLFLTPQAAARHGLETDPDFLVGSFPDGISDEQSDALAATWQTSVGRDADLWFPSFAVETGPDDPFRPIAIVVTILAGIVTLGATIVAIGLARADGRRDDEVLDAIGASPGVRRRVSTWQAAVLTLVGSLVGVALGILPLRALTLRFTPTPTGVVHMPFAPDPVSLAVLALGLPVLVTAGVWLVAGRRRRVAVRRTA
- a CDS encoding SDR family NAD(P)-dependent oxidoreductase; this encodes MTTAAQMRDRTALVTGGSSGIGAAVADALARAGAHLVLVARNGARLEQTAEGIRSRYGVTVTTIALDLAAQGAVGRLLERLEGDGVEVELLVGNAALAPRGLVVEGDPAVLRRMVDLNVGALTELTAAVTTGMVERGHGSVVVIASTGGSAPTPVLAAYAASKAYVLSFTQALWAETRHSGVRVVAVSPGPTRTPMNATVGRWGRRPEQVAATVLTALDGSGPSVVDGRGNAVAAAVLRLLPTRVVTALALRVFTR
- a CDS encoding aldo/keto reductase, which produces MTTGTDTTNRPAASSGTFRIGGDLEVNRLGYGTMQLTGPGVWGPPKDHDEAIRVLKRAVELGVNFFDTADSYGPYVAEELLKEALHPYGDDVVIATKAGLTRTGPNEWPPVGRPEYLRQEAEMSLRRLGLERIDLFQLHRIDPKVPLEDQIGELKKLQDEGKIRHIGLSEVSVDDVKAAQEIATIVSVQNLYNLTDRSAEELLDWSEEQGIGFIPWFPLATGGLTGADSPLTELAKQKDATPAQVALAWLLKRSPVMLPIPGTSSVDHLEDNLQGATIELTDDEFQELSKLHS